One genomic segment of Gammaproteobacteria bacterium includes these proteins:
- a CDS encoding FixH family protein, translated as MNPLLLGLAVGAGLIVLVNLLLVRFTRMSAQQAAMTVALTTLGLYAPYAIVRWPGGDIFAIHVAIYLLASLGCGMVLSARAHGRGLHWGPAVIGGFFVFVVASGAVFIAVAERGLTSSLWDRLLPKADSQRAVTSVFPGVVSHDFHKKESLYNQYLQQVERQRQRGWQVQKGWLGRPVVDEPALFRVAVRTREEEPVTGANVAGQFLRPATKALDVDFTLQETAPGIYESKVTLPAAGRWNLALSIRKGEELHEIQANTSVLAHSSAQ; from the coding sequence ATGAACCCGCTGTTGCTTGGCCTGGCAGTGGGCGCTGGGCTGATTGTTCTCGTCAATCTGCTTCTGGTGCGCTTTACCCGCATGAGCGCCCAGCAGGCGGCGATGACGGTCGCTTTAACGACGTTGGGTCTGTATGCGCCCTATGCCATTGTGCGCTGGCCGGGCGGAGATATCTTCGCTATTCATGTGGCGATTTACCTGCTGGCGTCGCTGGGCTGTGGCATGGTGTTGAGCGCCCGCGCCCACGGTCGGGGTTTACACTGGGGGCCAGCGGTGATCGGTGGCTTTTTCGTGTTCGTGGTGGCGTCGGGTGCGGTATTCATCGCAGTCGCCGAGCGTGGGTTGACTTCCTCTCTCTGGGATCGGCTGTTGCCTAAAGCCGACAGCCAGCGCGCGGTCACCTCGGTCTTTCCCGGGGTGGTTTCGCACGATTTTCACAAGAAGGAATCGCTGTATAACCAGTATCTACAGCAGGTGGAGCGGCAGCGGCAGCGGGGTTGGCAGGTGCAAAAAGGTTGGCTGGGCCGACCTGTCGTTGATGAACCGGCATTGTTCCGGGTCGCAGTGCGTACTCGTGAAGAGGAGCCAGTGACCGGCGCGAACGTGGCCGGTCAATTTCTCCGGCCCGCCACGAAAGCGCTGGATGTCGATTTTACCCTCCAGGAAACCGCGCCGGGCATCTATGAATCGAAAGTGACCCTGCCTGCCGCCGGGCGCTGGAATCTGGCGTTAAGTATCCGTAAAGGCGAGGAATTGCACGAGATCCAGGCCAACACGTCGGTCCTGGCGCACTCGTCGGCGCAATAA
- a CDS encoding heavy metal translocating P-type ATPase, producing MSVTAEPPTAPPAADSTVECFHCGLPVPPGAHYAVAIDGQRQPMCCHGCQAVAEAIVAAGLTDFYRHRTTRSQRAEDLIPEQLRGLELYDRADLQKSFVRVESEQVREAALILEGIVCAACVWLNERHVNALPGVLEFRVNYSTHRARVRWDESQIKLSEILAAIAAIGYIAHPFDPGRQEALHQRERTVALRRLAVAGLFAMQVMMLAVGLYVGEYQGMEEWIRQFLRWVCLILTAPVVAYSAQPFFTTAWRDLRRRQLGMDVPVALAVLAAFTASIWHTAQGHGEIYYDSVTMFVFFLLTGRFLEMAARHRAGQVSEALVRMLPATATRLDRMGGEEIVPVAELAVGDQVLVRPGETIPADGRVEEGASHVDESLLSGESLPLPRQAGETLIGGSVNVESPLVMRIEKVGAETVLSAIVRLLDRAQGEKPRLALLADRIAGWFIAALLVVAAGVFSVWWWLSDFDTAFRVTLSVLVVTCPCALSLATPTAMVAATGALTRLGVLTTRGHALETLARVTQVIFDKTGTLTYGRPQVVAIESVNGLEPDRCLALAAALERGSEHPAGRALAEAAGSVVSGHLPPLKKGGRGGFRTGDGAKIPPHPPLPKGGAKQLRSVIPEAVELRNTPGSGVEGWIEGRCYRVGQPEFVQALQPGASRPHPGDELEERSRGAERAVDAASTWVALGDETGLLAWFQLTDALRPGAAETVAALQNRGLTVELLSGDQPDTVARVAREVAIVSAHGGLSPQNKLNRLRELQGQGAVVAMVGDGVNDAPVLAAAQVSLAMGSGTQLAHATADMILLSERLEHLVRAVDKARRTLFIMRENFAWAIGYNLVALPLAAGGWLTPWMSAIGMSFSSLLVVVNALRLRQN from the coding sequence ATGTCTGTCACGGCTGAACCGCCGACCGCTCCACCCGCCGCTGATTCCACAGTCGAATGTTTTCATTGCGGTCTGCCGGTTCCACCGGGCGCGCATTACGCGGTGGCGATTGACGGTCAACGCCAGCCGATGTGTTGTCACGGTTGCCAAGCTGTGGCCGAAGCGATTGTCGCTGCTGGACTGACTGATTTCTACCGGCATCGCACCACTCGTTCCCAGCGAGCGGAGGATCTGATTCCCGAGCAGTTGCGTGGTCTGGAACTCTACGACCGAGCCGATTTGCAAAAGAGCTTTGTTCGGGTCGAAAGTGAACAGGTTCGCGAGGCGGCTCTGATCCTGGAAGGCATCGTTTGCGCTGCCTGTGTCTGGCTGAATGAGCGGCATGTGAACGCTCTGCCTGGCGTTCTGGAATTCCGGGTTAATTATTCGACCCACCGCGCGCGGGTGCGCTGGGACGAAAGTCAAATCAAGCTCAGCGAGATTCTCGCCGCCATCGCCGCTATCGGCTATATCGCCCATCCTTTCGATCCTGGTCGCCAGGAAGCCCTGCACCAGCGCGAGCGCACCGTTGCCTTGCGGCGTCTGGCCGTGGCCGGATTGTTCGCCATGCAGGTGATGATGCTGGCTGTGGGTCTGTACGTGGGTGAATACCAGGGCATGGAGGAATGGATTCGTCAGTTCCTGCGCTGGGTGTGCCTGATCCTGACCGCACCGGTCGTCGCCTATTCGGCGCAACCCTTTTTCACGACTGCCTGGCGTGATCTGCGTCGCCGGCAATTGGGCATGGATGTCCCGGTAGCATTAGCCGTTCTGGCCGCCTTTACCGCTAGCATCTGGCATACCGCGCAAGGTCATGGCGAGATTTACTACGACTCGGTGACCATGTTCGTATTCTTCCTGTTGACCGGCCGGTTCCTGGAAATGGCCGCCCGTCACCGGGCCGGACAAGTCTCCGAGGCGCTGGTGCGGATGCTGCCGGCAACTGCGACGCGATTGGATCGCATGGGTGGAGAGGAAATCGTTCCCGTTGCAGAACTGGCGGTTGGCGATCAGGTGCTGGTGCGTCCGGGCGAGACGATTCCCGCCGATGGCCGGGTGGAAGAGGGCGCCAGCCATGTTGATGAATCGTTGCTCAGCGGGGAAAGTTTGCCCTTGCCTAGGCAGGCGGGCGAAACGTTGATTGGCGGTTCAGTCAATGTGGAAAGTCCGCTGGTGATGCGGATTGAGAAAGTTGGCGCGGAAACGGTGCTATCGGCGATTGTCCGGTTGCTGGATCGCGCTCAGGGGGAAAAACCGCGTTTAGCCTTGCTGGCCGACCGGATCGCCGGTTGGTTTATCGCCGCATTGCTGGTTGTGGCCGCTGGCGTGTTTTCAGTCTGGTGGTGGCTGAGCGACTTCGACACGGCCTTTCGCGTGACTCTGTCGGTGCTAGTGGTGACTTGTCCCTGTGCGCTGTCGCTGGCCACGCCGACCGCGATGGTTGCCGCGACCGGCGCATTGACCCGATTGGGGGTGCTGACCACCCGGGGACATGCTTTGGAAACCCTGGCGCGGGTGACGCAGGTTATTTTCGATAAGACGGGCACCTTGACCTATGGCCGACCGCAGGTGGTCGCCATAGAGTCGGTGAACGGTTTGGAGCCAGACCGCTGCCTGGCACTGGCGGCGGCGCTGGAACGAGGTTCGGAACATCCAGCAGGTCGCGCCTTGGCGGAAGCCGCTGGTTCGGTCGTAAGCGGTCACCTCCCCCCTTTGAAAAAGGGGGGCCGGGGGGGATTCCGCACGGGCGACGGGGCCAAAATCCCCCCTCACCCCCCTTTGCCAAAGGGGGGGGCTAAACAGTTACGTTCGGTCATTCCCGAAGCGGTGGAATTGCGCAATACGCCAGGCAGCGGCGTGGAAGGCTGGATTGAAGGGCGCTGTTACCGGGTGGGTCAGCCTGAATTTGTGCAGGCATTGCAGCCTGGCGCCTCCCGCCCGCATCCAGGTGATGAATTGGAGGAGAGGAGCAGGGGAGCCGAAAGAGCAGTTGACGCCGCCAGCACCTGGGTCGCGCTGGGCGATGAGACCGGCCTGTTGGCCTGGTTTCAGTTGACCGATGCGCTACGTCCGGGTGCAGCAGAAACTGTGGCAGCCTTGCAGAATCGTGGTCTAACTGTGGAATTGTTGAGTGGCGACCAGCCCGATACTGTGGCGCGAGTCGCTCGGGAAGTGGCTATTGTTTCAGCGCATGGGGGACTTTCACCGCAGAATAAACTGAACCGGTTGCGAGAATTGCAAGGGCAAGGCGCGGTTGTGGCGATGGTCGGCGATGGCGTCAACGATGCGCCGGTGCTGGCGGCGGCCCAGGTCTCGCTGGCCATGGGCAGCGGGACGCAGTTGGCGCACGCCACGGCAGACATGATTCTCTTGTCGGAGCGGTTGGAACATCTGGTGCGAGCAGTCGATAAGGCTCGACGCACATTGTTTATCATGCGTGAGAATTTTGCCTGGGCGATCGGTTACAATCTGGTGGCGTTGCCGCTGGCGGCGGGCGGTTGGCTCACGCCCTGGATGTCGGCCATTGGCATGTCATTCAGTTCGTTGCTGGTGGTAGTCAATGCCTTGCGACTCCGCCAGAATTGA
- the ccoS gene encoding cbb3-type cytochrome oxidase assembly protein CcoS has translation MRILLFLIPMALGVIGVALWAFLWAVRTGQFDDLEGPAHRILMDDDDPRIPRYSRRQNNNQSLDD, from the coding sequence ATGCGAATCCTGTTATTTTTAATACCGATGGCTTTGGGAGTGATTGGCGTGGCGCTATGGGCTTTTCTCTGGGCCGTGCGCACCGGGCAGTTTGACGACCTGGAGGGACCGGCTCATCGTATCCTGATGGACGACGATGATCCGCGCATTCCCCGGTATTCCCGCCGGCAGAATAACAATCAATCCCTGGATGATTGA
- a CDS encoding biotin--[acetyl-CoA-carboxylase] ligase, with protein MDLLDRDCILAGLTEAARTALHRLEVHPILDSTNRYLMSGAQAHWPSGVVCLAEQQTAGRGRQGRNWLTPFGASLAYSLLWRFTVHPAALSGLSLATGIAVARTLRKVGAAEVGLKWPNDVWWRERKLGGILLESGGASGDFYVVAGIGVNVSLPRQEAAIIDQPWVDLQEILVGESISRNSLAACLISELLETFLCFEQTGFADLAAEWARFDRVKGRRVCLHLPNATMTGVAHGVDATGALLLETADGEIKPYIGGEISLRVEA; from the coding sequence GTGGACCTGCTGGACCGGGATTGCATTCTGGCCGGATTAACGGAGGCCGCCCGCACTGCGTTGCATCGGCTGGAAGTACATCCGATCCTGGACTCGACCAACCGCTATTTAATGTCTGGAGCGCAGGCGCACTGGCCGAGTGGCGTCGTGTGTCTGGCCGAACAGCAAACGGCGGGCCGAGGCCGGCAGGGACGCAACTGGTTGACTCCCTTTGGCGCTAGTCTGGCGTATTCGCTGCTCTGGCGGTTCACGGTTCATCCAGCGGCGTTGAGCGGTTTAAGTCTGGCGACCGGTATTGCCGTTGCGCGTACCCTGAGAAAGGTGGGCGCCGCCGAAGTCGGGCTGAAATGGCCCAATGACGTGTGGTGGCGTGAGCGCAAGCTGGGCGGCATTTTGCTGGAGTCCGGCGGCGCATCCGGAGATTTTTACGTGGTGGCGGGCATCGGGGTCAACGTGTCGTTGCCGCGCCAGGAAGCCGCCATCATTGATCAACCCTGGGTGGATTTGCAGGAAATCCTGGTTGGCGAGTCCATTTCCCGTAACTCGTTGGCAGCCTGCCTGATCAGTGAGTTGCTGGAAACTTTCTTGTGTTTTGAACAGACTGGATTTGCCGATTTGGCGGCGGAATGGGCGCGCTTTGATCGAGTCAAAGGACGCCGGGTTTGCCTGCATCTGCCGAATGCAACCATGACGGGAGTCGCGCATGGCGTGGATGCGACCGGAGCGTTATTGCTGGAAACTGCAGATGGGGAGATCAAACCCTACATCGGCGGCGAGATCAGTTTGAGAGTCGAAGCGTGA
- a CDS encoding type III pantothenate kinase — MILLADVGNSRIKWAIFDAGGFQQRGQAGHGEGSWVDLLEDQWLELIRPTRVLIVSVTGSETRAALTHWIRRAWGIEAEFVVSTAAACGIRNSYAEPERMGADRWVAMIAAHALIGQGCYIVDCGTAVTIDALTVDGQHLGGVIMPGMRLMREALYRETRQIPPESGEALLFGQNTRDGVWGGALYTVASAIDGITGRMIANHGPGVRLLTGGDAQAVLPCLQAEYRWEPDLIFTGLQVIADQS, encoded by the coding sequence GTGATCTTGTTGGCGGATGTCGGCAATAGCCGGATCAAATGGGCCATTTTCGATGCAGGCGGTTTCCAGCAACGTGGCCAAGCCGGTCATGGTGAGGGAAGCTGGGTGGATTTGCTCGAAGACCAATGGCTTGAGTTGATCCGACCGACCCGGGTTCTCATTGTCAGCGTGACGGGTTCTGAAACGCGGGCGGCGTTGACGCACTGGATTCGGCGGGCCTGGGGCATTGAGGCCGAATTTGTGGTCTCGACGGCGGCGGCCTGCGGTATTCGCAATTCCTACGCCGAACCGGAACGAATGGGCGCGGACCGTTGGGTGGCCATGATCGCCGCCCATGCCCTGATCGGTCAGGGCTGCTATATCGTGGATTGCGGGACAGCAGTGACCATTGACGCCCTGACGGTCGATGGCCAGCATTTGGGCGGGGTCATCATGCCGGGAATGCGTTTGATGCGCGAAGCGCTGTACCGGGAAACACGGCAGATTCCTCCCGAATCCGGCGAGGCGCTGCTGTTCGGACAGAATACCCGCGATGGTGTTTGGGGTGGGGCGCTGTATACGGTTGCTTCGGCGATTGACGGGATTACCGGGCGGATGATCGCCAATCACGGTCCGGGCGTGCGTCTGTTGACCGGCGGCGATGCGCAGGCCGTGTTGCCCTGTTTGCAAGCTGAATATCGCTGGGAGCCGGATTTAATTTTCACGGGACTGCAGGTGATCGCTGACCAAAGTTAG
- a CDS encoding Uma2 family endonuclease has protein sequence MSMQPKPHLTPEDYLAIERSAEFKSEYFDGEMFAMSGASQAHNLIVINTVIELGNQLKKRPCKLFANDMRVKVSPTGLYTYPDMIVVCGKAQFDDSHFDTLLNPTLIVEVSSDSTEAYDRGRKFEHYRSLESLAEYVLIAQDRPHIESYRRQPDQQWLFTESRGLESTLKLCSIDCDLALAEIYDKVEF, from the coding sequence ATGTCCATGCAACCGAAGCCTCATTTGACGCCGGAAGATTATCTGGCTATCGAGCGCAGCGCCGAATTCAAAAGCGAATATTTTGATGGTGAAATGTTCGCGATGAGCGGCGCAAGCCAAGCGCATAATCTGATTGTTATTAATACAGTTATCGAACTCGGCAATCAGCTTAAAAAACGCCCCTGCAAGCTCTTCGCAAATGATATGCGGGTCAAAGTCAGTCCAACGGGCCTGTACACCTATCCCGATATGATCGTGGTCTGCGGTAAGGCGCAATTTGATGATAGCCACTTTGACACCCTGCTGAATCCGACCTTAATCGTTGAGGTATCGTCAGACTCGACTGAAGCCTATGACCGGGGCCGCAAGTTCGAACACTACCGCAGTCTGGAGTCGCTGGCCGAATATGTGCTGATTGCCCAGGATCGTCCACATATTGAGTCTTACCGGCGGCAACCGGATCAGCAATGGTTGTTCACGGAGAGCCGTGGTCTCGAAAGTACGCTCAAACTCTGCTCTATCGACTGCGATCTGGCGCTGGCGGAGATTTACGACAAAGTCGAGTTTTAA
- a CDS encoding ATP-binding protein, which yields MSKESDWPSNRFHLSAPNALNAVPVVQAFIKSCAIAMDFQEPELTHLEIVAEELSMNILQHAYAAGEAVSFTVECLQEPEHLEIVFRDRGRPFDPELLPDFTGVDPTTLEAPAGLGRYLAARLVDVFQARNLGGRGKEIRLLKRLRGSWQPPEEQPDFRQATRLPTAEDFAALQVRPMQPQEAVEVSRLIYDAYRYTYMSDVPYYPDRLRRLQAEGQLHSFVAVLGNGMVASHIALLRSPEMPTLAELGLAATRQEARGHGLAEKVGMAALQAAVEQLGLAGIYVNFTTAHTASQRVKRQGLGVAVGLLPARSPETVEFKGIADQVPQRISTLLVFQTLAERAPVTLYVPEAHRDFIADIYERCELPAELDATVAPLPEAASQLEIVVERERNLAQLSVRVAGHDLLAQIKERLFGLRLNKTPVVFCFLNLLDPNTPAVAATLQQVGFFFTGLLPGGMREGDALLMTCLLGCAVDYDRIEVAEKDSRALLDYVRRQDPHYQATPTA from the coding sequence ATGTCCAAAGAATCTGATTGGCCTAGTAATCGCTTCCACTTGTCAGCGCCCAATGCGCTGAACGCCGTACCTGTGGTGCAGGCGTTTATCAAGAGCTGCGCCATCGCCATGGATTTTCAGGAACCGGAATTGACGCATCTGGAAATCGTCGCCGAAGAACTCAGCATGAATATTCTGCAGCATGCTTACGCGGCGGGCGAAGCAGTGAGTTTCACTGTCGAGTGTTTGCAGGAGCCAGAGCATTTAGAGATCGTCTTTCGCGACCGGGGCCGTCCCTTTGATCCAGAATTATTACCCGACTTTACCGGGGTTGATCCAACCACTTTGGAGGCACCAGCGGGTTTGGGCCGTTACCTGGCGGCGCGTTTGGTCGATGTGTTCCAGGCGCGTAACCTGGGCGGGCGCGGCAAGGAGATTCGCTTGCTAAAACGCCTGCGGGGTTCCTGGCAACCCCCGGAAGAGCAGCCGGATTTCCGCCAGGCGACCCGACTGCCGACCGCCGAGGATTTCGCAGCATTGCAAGTGCGGCCCATGCAACCCCAGGAAGCCGTGGAGGTCTCGCGGCTGATCTACGACGCCTACCGCTACACCTATATGTCCGATGTGCCCTACTATCCGGACCGCCTGCGCCGCTTGCAGGCTGAAGGGCAACTCCATTCTTTCGTTGCTGTACTAGGCAACGGCATGGTTGCTTCACACATTGCTCTGCTACGTTCTCCAGAGATGCCGACCTTGGCGGAACTCGGGCTGGCGGCGACCCGACAGGAAGCGCGCGGTCATGGCCTGGCGGAAAAGGTCGGTATGGCGGCCTTGCAAGCGGCGGTTGAACAACTGGGGCTGGCCGGAATTTATGTTAACTTCACCACTGCGCATACGGCTTCGCAACGGGTGAAGCGGCAGGGCCTGGGCGTGGCGGTTGGATTATTACCGGCGCGTAGCCCGGAAACGGTGGAATTCAAGGGTATTGCCGATCAGGTTCCCCAGCGGATTTCCACCCTGTTGGTGTTTCAGACCCTGGCGGAGCGAGCGCCGGTTACCCTGTATGTTCCGGAAGCGCACCGTGATTTCATTGCCGATATTTACGAACGCTGCGAGTTGCCCGCTGAACTGGATGCTACCGTCGCTCCGTTGCCAGAGGCAGCGAGTCAACTGGAAATCGTCGTCGAGCGGGAGCGCAATCTGGCGCAATTGTCGGTGCGCGTTGCAGGGCATGATCTACTGGCTCAGATCAAGGAGCGCCTGTTTGGCCTGCGTTTGAACAAGACGCCGGTGGTTTTCTGTTTCCTGAACCTGCTCGACCCGAACACGCCGGCAGTCGCCGCAACCCTGCAACAAGTTGGATTTTTCTTCACGGGCCTGTTGCCGGGTGGAATGCGCGAGGGCGACGCCCTGCTGATGACCTGCCTGCTCGGTTGCGCAGTGGACTATGACCGGATCGAGGTCGCGGAAAAGGACAGCCGCGCCCTGCTGGATTATGTGCGTCGCCAAGACCCGCATTATCAAGCAACGCCGACTGCCTGA
- a CDS encoding MFS transporter, which translates to MYNLLRTFQERNYALFFTGQSLSLIGYWIQSTTFNWLLYQLTDSALWLGYFSAAINLPVLVLLPFAGSLVDRFDRRRLLLILQFLFMLQALALAVLTHFDLLTLALIVAMGCLQSILTAFDSPARQAFVPRLVTNREHLPAAISLNSMLFNTSRAIGPPIAGWVMAQTGPAPCFLLNALSYLCIISALLLMRLSAPPIPVKSARRQGAVDNLRLILGAPPLRYLILSYTSVAVATMSIYVLLPIWAREVLGTGPQGLGWLMGGIGVGALIGAALVGTQRQPARLWPLFRQAAVLLGLALILLSQAEGVGPALVVTVLLGLAYIAQGVAANTLLQLSIDDDHRAGVMAFYLLAAFGSIPVGNLIGGWLGEWRGPHGAALMSGIVVLIVTALFWPTSNRVIAHVARESPSPTA; encoded by the coding sequence ATGTACAACTTGTTAAGGACATTCCAGGAACGCAACTATGCGCTTTTTTTCACCGGGCAGAGTCTTTCCTTAATTGGCTACTGGATACAGAGTACAACGTTTAACTGGCTACTCTACCAATTGACCGATTCCGCGCTGTGGCTGGGTTACTTCAGCGCGGCGATCAACCTGCCGGTGCTGGTGCTGCTACCCTTTGCCGGTTCGCTGGTGGATCGTTTTGATCGGCGGCGCTTGTTGCTGATTCTGCAATTCTTGTTTATGTTGCAGGCTCTGGCGTTAGCGGTATTGACGCATTTCGATTTATTAACCCTGGCGCTCATTGTCGCTATGGGCTGTTTGCAAAGCATTCTGACCGCGTTCGACAGTCCGGCTCGCCAGGCGTTTGTCCCCCGGTTGGTCACGAACCGGGAGCATCTGCCTGCGGCGATTTCGCTGAATTCGATGCTGTTCAATACCTCCCGCGCGATCGGGCCGCCCATCGCTGGCTGGGTCATGGCGCAAACAGGGCCTGCGCCTTGTTTTCTGCTGAATGCGCTCAGTTATCTGTGCATCATCAGCGCCTTGCTGCTCATGCGGCTGAGCGCGCCGCCGATCCCGGTCAAGTCAGCACGGCGTCAAGGCGCTGTGGACAATCTGCGATTGATTCTTGGCGCGCCGCCCTTACGCTATTTGATTTTGTCCTATACCTCGGTAGCGGTCGCCACCATGTCGATCTATGTGTTGTTGCCGATCTGGGCGCGCGAGGTGCTCGGGACGGGTCCGCAGGGCCTGGGCTGGTTGATGGGCGGCATCGGCGTGGGCGCATTGATCGGCGCCGCCCTGGTTGGGACTCAACGCCAACCGGCGCGATTGTGGCCATTGTTTCGCCAAGCCGCCGTATTGTTGGGATTAGCGCTCATCCTGCTGTCGCAAGCCGAAGGGGTAGGGCCGGCTTTAGTGGTTACCGTATTACTGGGCCTGGCGTATATTGCCCAGGGCGTCGCCGCTAACACCTTGTTACAACTCAGTATCGATGACGACCATCGGGCTGGCGTCATGGCGTTTTACCTGCTGGCGGCGTTCGGTTCGATTCCGGTAGGCAATCTGATCGGCGGCTGGCTGGGCGAATGGCGGGGACCGCATGGCGCAGCGCTGATGAGCGGCATTGTGGTGCTAATAGTGACCGCATTGTTTTGGCCGACCAGCAATCGGGTCATCGCGCATGTAGCACGGGAATCGCCGTCGCCAACCGCGTAG
- a CDS encoding patatin-like phospholipase family protein, translating into MPTTDLQSQEPPRPKIAVVLSSGGIKPLAAIPLFEFLDEEHLPIDLLVGCSGGSVMSALRGSGYGTAKILELIAKVARRDLFTPIDFRAVLGMAGLPFGRFNTQTGLIRPQNLKQALYEMFGQRRIEELHPKTLLQATDIETGEGIIMEQGPLVDAVYASSAVFPLLPPIQMKGRWLGDGYYTSSLPVMEAVKRGMDVIIAVIFHDPINTQANSYMACLSNYYTIQGDAITRFQLALSIDMHEHEIIMIKVPFKNPINMWDVHHIPEIIETGRQAIAGRKADILSAIHTFSNRS; encoded by the coding sequence ATGCCCACCACTGATTTACAATCCCAGGAACCCCCACGCCCGAAAATCGCTGTCGTGCTGTCCAGTGGCGGCATTAAGCCCCTGGCCGCCATTCCGCTGTTTGAATTTCTGGACGAGGAGCATCTGCCCATTGATTTGCTGGTCGGATGCAGCGGCGGCAGCGTCATGAGCGCCTTGCGCGGTTCAGGCTATGGCACAGCAAAAATCCTGGAGTTGATTGCCAAGGTCGCCCGGCGCGATCTGTTTACCCCCATTGATTTCCGGGCGGTGCTGGGCATGGCCGGATTGCCTTTTGGGCGATTCAATACACAAACCGGCCTGATTCGTCCGCAAAACCTCAAACAGGCGCTCTACGAGATGTTCGGCCAGCGCCGGATTGAGGAACTCCATCCTAAAACCCTGCTCCAGGCCACCGATATTGAAACCGGTGAAGGGATCATCATGGAACAAGGCCCGCTGGTCGACGCGGTTTACGCCTCAAGCGCCGTGTTTCCCTTGTTGCCCCCGATTCAGATGAAGGGCCGCTGGCTGGGCGATGGCTACTACACGTCCTCATTGCCCGTCATGGAGGCGGTAAAGCGCGGCATGGATGTGATCATCGCCGTCATTTTTCACGACCCGATCAACACGCAGGCCAACAGTTACATGGCGTGCCTGTCCAACTATTACACGATTCAGGGCGACGCCATCACCCGGTTTCAACTGGCGCTGTCCATCGATATGCATGAACATGAAATCATCATGATTAAAGTCCCGTTCAAGAACCCGATCAATATGTGGGACGTTCACCATATCCCGGAAATTATCGAGACGGGTCGACAGGCCATCGCCGGACGAAAAGCGGATATCCTCAGTGCAATCCATACCTTTTCCAACCGATCCTGA